The Candidatus Cloacimonadota bacterium genome window below encodes:
- a CDS encoding T9SS type A sorting domain-containing protein, with amino-acid sequence MRQLFCITVLISVSLLYAVNCMPLLTTMTGEFSGASLGRSMCSIDFNGDGIQDLVALEKNWNPDGVLDYSYRMFGRINFYWGGYGFDNNLDFSIPGTYQRQYGLGYLRNAGDVNNDGIEDLCYFGSESGQEKICIFYGNHIPVTTPDIVIAFSHSIASFIGSLWALGDVNNDGHADIGYVLVNSDYSTATMRIFDGSSHNSVILYSLQWGAMASSLTGIGDINNDGIDDYLSSHSLTQHENTHSRITVHFGSNEFPTSDSLTICSDTNTVIDPWTGPLGDVNGDGIDDFVGLIDGSGYKIWCGNSDISAYWNTEFSQYISRTDDGYTLIHGDFNGDGYSDIATSNSNYAGADGRAYIWMGGLNLNGGVDLELPAPPGVSEQFGKAKAAGDFNNDGYCDLAVSQPFSDPAPLWTSGKIHIYLGNAELADTTVGVQDDCVALTSNSNIWDINIYPNPISQIETTVNIFFIGSGYGKERNLSIEIYNIKGQKLSAHKFNGTLVESKNWSGLLNNTAPGVYFAKICSGDKTLVTKRFTII; translated from the coding sequence ATGAGACAGTTATTTTGTATTACAGTGTTAATCTCGGTAAGTCTATTATATGCAGTCAACTGCATGCCTTTGCTTACTACAATGACTGGTGAGTTTAGTGGAGCATCATTAGGCAGGTCTATGTGCAGTATCGACTTTAACGGAGATGGTATACAGGACTTGGTGGCGTTGGAAAAAAACTGGAATCCTGATGGTGTACTAGATTACTCCTACAGAATGTTTGGCAGAATCAACTTCTATTGGGGAGGATATGGTTTTGACAATAATCTTGACTTCAGTATCCCAGGTACTTACCAGCGCCAGTATGGGCTGGGATACTTGCGAAACGCGGGAGATGTCAACAATGATGGGATTGAAGACCTCTGCTATTTTGGATCGGAGTCTGGACAGGAGAAGATTTGTATTTTCTATGGGAACCATATTCCTGTAACAACGCCTGATATTGTTATAGCTTTCTCCCATTCAATCGCTTCCTTTATAGGAAGTCTCTGGGCTCTTGGAGATGTTAATAATGATGGACATGCAGACATAGGATATGTGCTGGTAAATTCTGATTACTCCACAGCAACTATGAGGATATTTGATGGTTCATCACATAACTCTGTTATTTTGTATTCGCTTCAGTGGGGGGCAATGGCATCTTCTTTAACGGGGATCGGCGATATCAACAATGATGGTATAGATGATTACTTAAGTTCACACTCATTGACACAACATGAAAACACCCACAGCAGGATTACTGTTCATTTTGGCAGCAATGAATTCCCCACGAGTGATAGCCTGACAATTTGTTCGGATACAAATACAGTGATCGACCCTTGGACTGGTCCCCTGGGTGACGTTAACGGAGATGGTATAGATGATTTCGTTGGTTTGATTGATGGCAGCGGTTATAAAATTTGGTGCGGGAATTCTGACATATCGGCATATTGGAATACTGAATTCTCTCAATACATATCACGTACAGATGATGGATACACTCTAATCCACGGAGATTTTAACGGTGACGGTTATAGCGACATCGCAACCTCAAACAGTAACTATGCTGGTGCTGATGGCAGAGCTTACATTTGGATGGGAGGGCTGAATCTGAATGGTGGTGTTGATTTGGAATTACCTGCACCTCCTGGGGTATCTGAACAATTTGGCAAGGCAAAAGCTGCGGGTGATTTCAATAATGATGGCTATTGTGATCTTGCCGTTTCACAGCCTTTTTCCGATCCGGCACCCCTGTGGACTTCTGGCAAAATACATATCTACCTGGGTAATGCTGAATTAGCCGATACAACTGTGGGAGTTCAAGATGATTGTGTTGCTCTAACGTCAAATTCTAACATTTGGGACATCAACATATACCCTAATCCAATATCCCAAATAGAAACAACCGTTAATATCTTCTTCATTGGAAGTGGTTATGGAAAAGAGCGGAATCTAAGTATAGAAATTTACAATATAAAGGGACAGAAACTATCAGCCCATAAATTCAACGGGACATTAGTCGAAAGC